A window of the Motilibacter rhizosphaerae genome harbors these coding sequences:
- a CDS encoding GNAT family N-acetyltransferase: MPPLDDRVRARGRARIAHVLAHDPSGSWVAEDQGTLTGVSLATRRERRWFLSLLTVAPAHQGVGVGRALLDAALGTFEGTGAICASSDPKALRRYGCAGFALVPCFETHGPVDRSLLPATPHVREGSFLDDRDLVESVARHVRGAPHGVDLDYLSTTGHRLLVHDSGPQRGYVVVRDSGPALLGATTPAVAQELLWAALAEVSGPAATVSWVTGEQQWALSVALEARLALRAGGGWCAAGLRGGLPYLPSGALG; this comes from the coding sequence ATGCCGCCCCTCGACGACCGCGTACGCGCCCGCGGACGAGCGCGCATCGCGCACGTCCTCGCGCACGACCCGTCGGGCTCGTGGGTGGCGGAGGACCAGGGGACTCTCACCGGGGTGAGCCTGGCCACCCGGCGTGAGCGGCGCTGGTTCCTCTCCTTGCTGACCGTCGCGCCCGCCCACCAGGGAGTCGGTGTCGGGCGCGCGCTGCTCGACGCGGCACTCGGCACGTTCGAGGGCACCGGTGCGATCTGCGCGAGCTCAGACCCGAAGGCCCTGCGCAGGTACGGCTGCGCCGGCTTCGCCCTCGTCCCGTGCTTCGAGACTCACGGACCCGTGGACCGGTCGCTGCTGCCGGCCACCCCGCACGTCCGGGAGGGGTCCTTCCTCGACGACCGGGACCTCGTCGAGTCGGTGGCGCGGCACGTCCGCGGAGCACCGCACGGCGTCGACCTCGACTACCTCTCGACGACGGGGCACCGGCTCCTCGTCCACGACAGCGGACCTCAGCGCGGGTACGTGGTGGTCCGCGACTCCGGCCCTGCCCTGCTGGGGGCCACGACGCCCGCTGTCGCGCAGGAGCTGCTGTGGGCCGCGCTCGCGGAGGTGAGCGGGCCGGCCGCCACCGTCAGCTGGGTGACGGGAGAGCAGCAGTGGGCATTGAGCGTCGCGCTGGAAGCGCGACTGGCGCTCCGCGCAGGGGGCGGGTGGTGCGCCGCCGGCCTCCGCGGCGGGCTCCCGTACCTCCCCAGCGGCGCCCTGGGATGA
- a CDS encoding CYTH domain-containing protein translates to MPVSLKYAVVERERRFLLSEVPEGATTRRRIVDRYVTGTRLRLREVREDDGTVVLKLTHKVRLTDGPREVACTTAYLDEDEWAVLSALPGRTLRKTRHLFPWGSRVVAVDEHEDGTAVAEVDDGEGPSALLPPCFQVIREVTDDESWNGVALAR, encoded by the coding sequence GTGCCCGTGTCCCTGAAGTACGCCGTGGTCGAGCGTGAGCGTCGCTTCCTCCTGTCGGAGGTGCCGGAGGGGGCGACGACGAGGAGGCGGATCGTCGACCGGTACGTCACCGGCACACGGCTGCGCCTGCGCGAGGTGCGCGAGGACGACGGCACCGTGGTCCTCAAGCTGACGCACAAGGTGCGGCTCACCGACGGTCCCCGAGAAGTCGCCTGCACCACGGCGTACCTCGACGAGGACGAGTGGGCGGTCCTGTCGGCCCTGCCGGGCCGGACGCTGCGCAAGACGCGGCACCTCTTCCCGTGGGGGTCGCGCGTGGTGGCGGTCGACGAGCACGAGGACGGCACGGCGGTCGCGGAGGTCGATGACGGTGAAGGGCCGTCCGCCCTCCTCCCGCCCTGCTTCCAGGTCATCCGCGAGGTGACGGACGACGAGTCCTGGAACGGGGTCGCGCTCGCACGCTGA
- a CDS encoding S8 family serine peptidase translates to MRHKALLPTGAAAAVLAAAALPTALAAPATAAPASQHVIVLLKDQHANLPASGSTLAARVAATSADQRSLVASAKDSGATDVRQLHVANAFAATVSAPEAAALAADHSVAAVVPDRLVAAPSRQTDTGGVPGATGTPRPTSSTVCPTDPAKPLLEPEALQLTHTAFNDPATPSANQIATGKGVTVAFFAEGIDVDNPDFIRPDGSHVIVDYQDFSGEGTQAPTSGGEAFGDASSIAAQGRQVYDISKVVSAAHPLPAGCTIRVQGVAPDAKLVAMKVFPAGGFAFNSAILKALDYAVTVDHADVLSESFGSNQYPDTGNDPTALFNEQLVAAGVTVVASSGDAGPANTIGSPASSPGIISAAATTSFRYYAQVGYRGFPLSNGSYQDDTISGLSSSGFTQAGRTVDLAAPGDLGWAVCTPDLDRFEDCVGPNLQPSPVYGFGGTSQSAPFIAGGAALVIQAYRDTHGGTSPAPALVRSLLTSTADDLGAPAQEQGAGLMNTLRAVKAARSAPGSSVASSSNDLLVQPSSVSVATESGSTSTATVSVTNLAAEPRTLQTRARTDGRVIGDPQTQQVSLDITTDPTFVDSNGANRAYVKTTFDVPAKAQRLTASIAYPGAQVAAAGGRVYLTLLNPDGTYAAHNLPQGSNDVGYVDVPSPKAGRWTAIVFTPKNAAGYSGPVQLTTTAYKDHTAATAPTVTLAPGETRDVSITVPQPHAAGDYSEAIVLGTKGASGSATTIVPLTLRTLVKLHAHHARFEGTLTGTNGRSGIPNPSLTYAFDVPAGTSALRASLSVPQLQGQALYGFLVDPNGEPVSERTNQRASGDSTTLVDGLDLATVNPQAGRWQLVIAQFGASEHTSGETGFRVDLYLDDAKVKAKGLPSGGTLQAGVPATATVHVSNRGKADAAFFADARLDGSTTQPLVVTGKDYTFTDAPLNPFPAVTVPTETTALTVSATASAPIGFEISPFPADHLSDLAFEGDPDVVAGPLGTSPSVTVTDPIVAPQTWLALPTAVGPVGPDGAGTISSTFSATAQTKAFDAAVTSSTGDPQLATVDAAAPAATPLVLGAGADGDITVTITPTGAPGTTVSGTLYIDTKDAVTGSVDEVAALPYSYTVGGSASIG, encoded by the coding sequence TTGCGTCACAAAGCGCTTCTGCCCACCGGTGCAGCCGCAGCCGTCCTGGCTGCGGCTGCGCTGCCCACGGCCCTCGCCGCGCCCGCCACTGCAGCTCCCGCCAGCCAGCACGTCATCGTGCTGCTCAAGGACCAGCACGCGAACCTCCCCGCGAGCGGCAGCACCCTCGCCGCCCGCGTCGCGGCGACCTCGGCCGACCAGCGGTCCCTCGTCGCCAGCGCGAAGGACAGCGGAGCCACCGACGTCCGCCAGCTGCACGTCGCCAACGCCTTCGCCGCGACCGTGAGCGCGCCGGAGGCCGCCGCGCTGGCGGCAGACCACTCCGTCGCCGCGGTCGTCCCCGACCGGCTCGTCGCGGCACCGTCGCGGCAGACCGACACCGGCGGCGTCCCCGGCGCCACCGGCACGCCGCGGCCCACGAGCTCGACGGTCTGCCCGACCGACCCGGCCAAGCCGCTGCTGGAGCCCGAGGCCCTCCAGCTCACGCACACGGCGTTCAACGACCCGGCGACCCCGAGCGCGAACCAGATCGCCACCGGCAAGGGCGTCACGGTCGCGTTCTTCGCCGAGGGCATCGACGTCGACAACCCCGACTTCATCCGGCCCGACGGCTCCCACGTCATCGTCGACTACCAGGACTTCAGCGGCGAGGGCACGCAGGCCCCGACGTCCGGCGGCGAGGCCTTCGGCGACGCGTCGTCGATCGCTGCGCAGGGGCGCCAGGTGTACGACATCTCCAAGGTCGTGTCGGCGGCGCACCCGCTGCCCGCCGGCTGCACGATCCGCGTCCAGGGCGTCGCGCCCGACGCGAAGCTCGTCGCGATGAAGGTCTTCCCCGCGGGCGGCTTCGCCTTCAACTCCGCGATCCTCAAGGCCCTGGACTACGCGGTGACCGTCGACCACGCCGACGTGCTCAGCGAGTCCTTCGGCAGCAACCAGTACCCCGACACGGGCAACGACCCGACCGCGCTGTTCAACGAGCAGCTCGTGGCCGCGGGCGTCACCGTCGTCGCGTCGAGCGGTGACGCCGGTCCCGCGAACACCATCGGCTCGCCCGCCAGCTCGCCCGGGATCATCTCGGCTGCGGCCACGACGAGCTTCCGCTACTACGCCCAGGTCGGCTACCGCGGCTTCCCGCTCTCCAACGGCAGCTACCAGGACGACACGATCTCCGGGCTGAGCTCCTCGGGCTTCACCCAGGCCGGCCGTACGGTCGACCTGGCCGCGCCGGGCGACCTCGGCTGGGCGGTCTGCACGCCGGACCTCGACCGGTTCGAGGACTGCGTCGGCCCGAACCTCCAGCCCTCCCCGGTCTACGGCTTCGGCGGCACCAGCCAGTCCGCGCCGTTCATCGCCGGTGGTGCGGCGCTGGTGATCCAGGCCTACCGCGACACCCACGGCGGCACGAGCCCGGCTCCGGCGCTCGTCCGCTCGCTGCTCACCAGCACGGCCGACGACCTCGGCGCTCCGGCGCAGGAGCAGGGTGCGGGTCTGATGAACACCCTGCGCGCGGTCAAGGCCGCCCGCTCGGCGCCCGGGTCCTCGGTCGCGTCGAGCAGCAACGACCTGCTGGTCCAGCCGAGCAGCGTGTCGGTCGCCACCGAGTCCGGCAGCACCTCGACCGCCACGGTCAGCGTCACCAACCTCGCTGCCGAGCCCCGCACGCTGCAGACGCGGGCGCGGACCGACGGCCGGGTCATCGGTGACCCGCAGACCCAGCAGGTCTCGCTCGACATCACCACCGACCCGACGTTCGTCGACAGCAACGGCGCCAACCGCGCGTACGTCAAGACGACGTTCGACGTGCCGGCCAAGGCGCAGCGGCTCACGGCGTCCATCGCGTACCCCGGCGCCCAGGTCGCCGCTGCGGGCGGCCGCGTCTACCTGACGCTGCTCAACCCCGACGGCACGTACGCCGCGCACAACCTGCCGCAGGGCAGCAATGACGTCGGCTACGTCGACGTCCCGAGCCCCAAGGCCGGTCGCTGGACCGCGATCGTCTTCACCCCGAAGAACGCGGCCGGCTACAGCGGCCCCGTGCAGCTGACCACCACGGCGTACAAGGACCACACGGCGGCCACGGCCCCGACGGTCACGCTGGCGCCCGGTGAGACGCGCGACGTGAGCATCACGGTCCCCCAGCCGCACGCTGCGGGCGACTACTCCGAGGCGATCGTGCTCGGGACCAAGGGCGCCAGCGGCAGCGCGACGACCATCGTTCCGCTGACCCTGCGCACGCTCGTCAAGCTGCACGCGCACCACGCGCGCTTCGAGGGGACTCTCACCGGCACCAACGGCCGCTCGGGCATCCCGAACCCGTCGCTGACGTACGCGTTCGACGTCCCCGCGGGCACCAGCGCACTGCGCGCCTCGCTCTCGGTGCCGCAGCTGCAGGGCCAGGCGCTGTACGGCTTCCTGGTCGACCCGAACGGCGAGCCCGTCTCCGAGCGCACGAACCAGCGCGCCTCGGGCGACAGCACCACGCTGGTCGACGGGCTCGACCTCGCGACGGTCAACCCGCAGGCGGGCCGGTGGCAGCTGGTCATCGCGCAGTTCGGCGCGTCGGAGCACACCTCCGGCGAGACCGGCTTCCGCGTCGACCTCTACCTCGACGACGCCAAGGTGAAGGCCAAGGGCCTGCCCAGCGGCGGGACCCTGCAGGCCGGCGTGCCGGCCACCGCGACGGTCCACGTGTCGAACCGCGGCAAGGCGGACGCGGCGTTCTTCGCCGACGCGCGCCTCGACGGCTCGACGACGCAGCCGCTCGTCGTGACGGGCAAGGACTACACGTTCACCGACGCGCCGCTGAACCCGTTCCCGGCGGTCACGGTCCCGACCGAGACCACCGCGCTGACGGTGTCGGCGACGGCGAGCGCCCCGATCGGGTTCGAGATCTCGCCGTTCCCGGCGGACCACCTGAGCGACCTGGCGTTCGAGGGCGACCCCGACGTCGTGGCCGGCCCGCTGGGCACCTCGCCCTCGGTGACGGTGACCGACCCGATCGTCGCGCCGCAGACGTGGCTGGCGCTGCCCACCGCGGTCGGGCCCGTCGGCCCCGACGGGGCGGGCACGATCTCGAGCACCTTCTCGGCGACCGCCCAGACCAAGGCGTTCGACGCGGCGGTCACCTCGAGCACGGGCGACCCCCAGCTCGCGACCGTCGACGCGGCAGCACCTGCTGCCACGCCGCTGGTCCTGGGCGCCGGGGCCGATGGTGACATCACCGTGACGATCACCCCGACCGGGGCGCCCGGCACGACGGTCTCCGGCACGCTCTACATCGACACGAAGGACGCCGTCACCGGCAGTGTCGATGAGGTCGCGGCCCTGCCCTACAGCTACACCGTGGGCGGGTCTGCCTCGATCGGCTGA
- a CDS encoding glutathione S-transferase family protein, producing MAEQGSYVTPGTEYTRDQRYIATRITRDGRDGYAVEPGRYRLVVSRACPWASRAVVVRRLLGLEQVLSMGIAGPTHDARSWTFDLDPGGVDPVLGIERLQDAYFTRIPGYDKGITVPAIVDTRDGAVVTNDFAQMTLDLETEWTEHVREGAPDLYPEPLRAEIDEVASLVFRDVNNGVYRAGFAGSQESYERAYRRLFDRLDWLEERLSGQRYLVGDTITEADVRLFTTLVRFDPVYHGHFKCNRNKLDEMPALWAYARDLFQTPGFGDTVDFVHIKQHYYCVHRDINPTGIVPLGPDLSGWLTPHGRESLGGRPFGDGTPPGPVAPGEEVPEGHRAG from the coding sequence ATGGCCGAGCAGGGCAGCTACGTCACACCCGGGACGGAGTACACCCGCGACCAGCGCTACATCGCGACGCGGATCACCCGCGACGGCCGCGACGGCTACGCAGTGGAGCCCGGCCGTTACCGCCTGGTGGTCAGCCGTGCCTGCCCCTGGGCGAGCCGGGCCGTGGTCGTCCGCCGGCTGCTCGGTCTCGAGCAGGTCCTGTCGATGGGCATCGCCGGGCCGACCCACGACGCGCGCTCCTGGACCTTCGACCTCGACCCGGGCGGGGTCGACCCCGTCCTCGGCATCGAGCGGCTCCAGGACGCGTACTTCACCCGCATCCCGGGCTACGACAAGGGGATCACGGTCCCCGCGATCGTCGACACCCGCGACGGCGCGGTCGTCACCAACGACTTCGCCCAGATGACGCTCGACCTCGAGACCGAGTGGACCGAGCACGTCCGCGAGGGCGCGCCGGACCTCTACCCCGAGCCGCTCCGGGCCGAGATCGACGAGGTCGCGTCCCTGGTCTTCCGTGACGTCAACAACGGCGTCTACCGCGCGGGCTTCGCCGGCTCCCAGGAGTCGTACGAGCGGGCCTACCGCCGTCTGTTCGACCGGCTGGACTGGCTGGAGGAGCGGCTGTCCGGGCAGCGCTACCTCGTGGGCGACACCATCACCGAGGCCGACGTCCGGCTGTTCACGACCCTCGTCCGCTTCGACCCCGTCTACCACGGGCACTTCAAGTGCAACCGGAACAAGCTCGACGAGATGCCGGCACTCTGGGCCTATGCGCGCGACCTCTTCCAGACGCCGGGCTTCGGCGACACCGTGGACTTCGTCCACATCAAGCAGCACTACTACTGCGTGCACCGCGACATCAACCCGACCGGGATCGTCCCGCTCGGCCCGGACCTGAGCGGCTGGCTGACCCCGCACGGCCGGGAGTCCCTCGGTGGCAGGCCCTTCGGCGACGGCACGCCCCCCGGACCGGTCGCCCCCGGCGAGGAGGTGCCGGAGGGGCACCGCGCCGGATGA
- a CDS encoding kynureninase: MSLDERAAGLDAVDPLAGEPAKFSLPDSTIYLDGNSLGPLPRHVPAVLQNVVEQQWGHDLITSWNRHGWWEAPRRAGDRIGRLLGGAPGQVVAGDSTSQQLFSATVAAARLNPGRRTVVIDPASFPTDLYVVASVAELLGLEVAQVEPSHLQHFLADRGSDVAVAVLCEVDFRTGERLDAPALTDALHQSGALVLWDLCHSAGALVVELDAWGADLAVGCGYKFLNGGPGAPAWIYVAQRHQEQFRGAVAGWNGHARPFAFEAAYEPAPGVSRARVGTPAMLSLLSLDAALDVYDGLDMVDVRARSVSLTGFFLECLAELAPDLEPVTPREPERRGSQVSVRHASAYAVVQALLARGVIGDFREPDIARFGFSPLALTHVQVLRAARELADVVATRAYADPALAARTTVT; the protein is encoded by the coding sequence ATGAGCCTCGACGAGCGCGCCGCCGGTCTCGACGCGGTCGATCCGCTTGCGGGAGAGCCGGCGAAGTTCTCCCTGCCGGACAGCACGATCTACCTCGACGGGAACTCGCTCGGCCCGCTTCCCCGCCACGTTCCCGCAGTCCTGCAGAACGTCGTCGAGCAGCAGTGGGGCCACGACCTCATCACCTCCTGGAACCGCCACGGGTGGTGGGAGGCGCCGCGCCGTGCGGGTGACCGGATCGGTCGGCTGCTGGGCGGCGCTCCAGGCCAGGTCGTCGCGGGAGATTCGACGTCCCAGCAGCTGTTCTCGGCGACCGTCGCCGCGGCGAGGCTCAACCCCGGCCGCCGCACGGTCGTCATCGACCCCGCGTCCTTCCCGACCGACCTCTACGTCGTCGCCAGCGTCGCCGAGCTGCTCGGTCTCGAGGTCGCCCAGGTCGAACCCTCGCATTTGCAGCACTTCCTCGCGGACCGCGGCAGTGACGTCGCGGTCGCCGTGCTCTGCGAGGTCGACTTCCGCACGGGAGAGCGGCTCGACGCCCCCGCGCTGACGGACGCCCTGCACCAGTCTGGTGCCCTCGTGCTCTGGGACCTCTGCCACTCCGCCGGCGCGCTCGTCGTCGAGCTCGACGCGTGGGGCGCCGACCTGGCGGTCGGCTGCGGCTACAAGTTCCTCAACGGCGGGCCGGGTGCACCGGCCTGGATCTACGTCGCGCAGCGCCACCAGGAGCAGTTCCGCGGCGCGGTCGCGGGCTGGAACGGCCACGCCCGCCCCTTCGCCTTCGAGGCCGCGTACGAGCCGGCCCCGGGGGTGTCGCGCGCCCGCGTCGGCACACCCGCCATGCTCAGCCTGCTCTCCCTCGACGCCGCCCTCGACGTCTACGACGGGCTCGACATGGTCGACGTGCGCGCCCGCTCCGTCAGCCTCACGGGCTTCTTCCTCGAGTGCCTGGCCGAGCTCGCTCCCGACCTCGAGCCCGTGACCCCGCGGGAGCCCGAGCGGCGCGGGTCGCAGGTGAGCGTGCGCCACGCCAGCGCGTACGCCGTGGTGCAGGCGCTGCTCGCGCGCGGCGTCATCGGCGACTTCCGGGAGCCCGACATCGCCCGCTTCGGCTTCTCGCCGCTGGCGCTCACCCACGTCCAGGTGCTGCGCGCGGCACGCGAGCTGGCCGACGTCGTCGCCACCCGCGCGTACGCCGACCCGGCGCTTGCGGCGCGCACCACCGTGACCTGA